In one Palaemon carinicauda isolate YSFRI2023 chromosome 25, ASM3689809v2, whole genome shotgun sequence genomic region, the following are encoded:
- the LOC137619048 gene encoding uncharacterized protein, with the protein MAAASVILGGIMFARRRRRMAEEDVDSSSLEEYVPETEHLGEDLLDGNELEMETDQTTLLQNLEDENGKLKAEKTKLESECVQKEIHMKKLENLLESLRKEKQSENKWKREFEELKEEKEQLEANLVQDYEKLQFVCKIKDLEIMEQKIIAEKFEKKKLKAEKEEVRKTENKDEHKRKSLLMAGLSAQMNNRIKEAVDIFPQALAVETDNDEGTALLHVFRAEANAATEKPPNMDIVLDCSMAIEGGTTSNSAFSTRP; encoded by the exons ATGGCTGCTGCTTCCGTCATACTCGGCGGGATTATGTTTgccaggaggaggagaaggatggcTGAAGAAGATGTGGACAGCAGctctttggaagaatatgttccagaAACGGAGCACTTAGGCGAAGATCTGTTGGACGGAAATGAACTGGAAATGGAAACCGATCAGACTACTCTCTTGCAAAATCTCGAGGATGAGAATG gtaaattaaaggcagaaaagacaaaattggaatctgaatgtgtccaaAAAGAGATTCACATGAAGAAactggaaaatttgctggaaaGTCTGAGGAAGGaaaaacaaagtgaaaataaaTGGAAACGGGAATTTGAAGAATTGAAAGAAGAAAAGGAGCAACTTGAAGCAAATTTGgtgcaagattatgaaaaactaCAATTTGTCTGCAAAATAAAAGACCTCGAGATAATGGAACAAAAAATTATTGCTGAAAAGTTTGAaa AAAAGAAGCTAAAAGCAGAGAAGGAGGAAGTTCGTAAAACCGAGAATAAAGATGAACATAAGAGGAAAAGCTTATTAATGGCTGGATTAAGTGCGCAGATGAATAATAGGATCAAAGAGGCTGTAGATATCTTCCCCCAAGCCTTGGCTGTGGAGACTGATAACGACGAAGGAACGGCTCTTCTGCATGTCTTTcgagctgaagcgaacgcagccaCTGAGAAGCCTCCTAATATGGATATTGTATTAGACTGCTCCATGGCCATCGAGGGCGGTACCACGTCAAACTCAGCATTTTCGACGCGGCCCTGA